The Alcaligenes faecalis sequence GCATATGCCATCCAATCAGTCCAATGGGCAGCCAGATTTGCCATGGCAGGATGGTCGGGCAGAACCGTCACAATGCCGTCAAAGTAGCCACCGAACAGCAACGGATCCACAAACCAGATACCAGCGAAGATCGATGGAATAGCCAGCAGCACCAGAGGCAGCGTCACTACCCAGGGCGACTCGTGAGGATCGCCACCGTGAGCGTGATGGTCGTCGTGACCATGCAATTCGTCGTGCTTGACATCACGGAAACGTTCTTTACCGTGGAACACCAGGAAGTACAGACGGAAGGAGTACAGCGAGGTGACGAACACACCGATCAGTGTGGCGTAGTAAGCGTAGGTCGAACCCCAAATACCAGCTTCGCCTGCGGCCTCGATGATGTGTTCCTTCGAGTAGAAACCCGAGAAGAACGGCGTACCCACCAGAGCCAGCGTACCGATCAGGAAGGTCAGCCAGGTAATAGGCATGTACTTGCGCAGACCACCCATATTGCGGATGTCCTGATCGTGGTGCATACCGATAATCACCGAACCGGCGCCCAGGAACAGCAAGGCTTTGAAGAAAGCGTGCGTCATCAGGTGGAACACCGCAGCCGAATAAGCCGAAGCCCCTAAAGCCACCGTCATATAACCCAACTGCGACAAAGTGGAGTAAGCCACCACACGCTTGACGTCGTTCTGGATAATACCCAACAAGCCCAGGAACAAGGCACCGGTAGCACCGATCACGATGATGAAGGACAAGGCCGTTGTCGACTGCTCAAACACAGGCGAGAAACGAGCCACCATGAAGATACCGGCCGTCACCATGGTCGCGGCGTGAATCAGCGCCGAGATAGGAGTAGGACCTTCCATGGAGTCAGGCAGCCAACTGTGCAAAGGAACCTGAGCCGATTTACCCATGGCACCCACAAACAGGGCCAGAGCAGCAACGGTCAGCAATTGCCAGTCGGTACCGGGGAATGTCAGGGTGCTCAGTTCCTGAACCTTGGCGAACACGTCACTGTAGTTCATGGAGCCGGTGTAGGCGTAGAGCAAGCCAATACCCAAAGCAAAACCGAAGTCACCCACACGGTTGACCAGGAAGGCCTTCATGTTGGCAAAAATTGCAGTCTTGCGTTCGTACCAAAAACCGATCAGCAGGTAAGACACCAGACCCACTGCTTCCCAACCGAAGAACAGTTGCAGCATGTTGTTGGACATGACCAGCATCAGCATCGAGAAGGTAAACAGCGAGATGTAGGAGAAAAAGCGCTGGTAGCCCGGATCGTCTTTCATGTAGCCAATGGTGTAGATATGCACCATCAGCGACACGGACGTCACCACCACCATCATCAGGGCCGTCAGCTTGTCGATCAGGAAACCGATATCCCACTGAATACTGCCGATGGTGATCCAAGTGTAGACCGGACCGTTAAAGGTCTGACCATCCAGAACCTGAAACATGACCATGACCGAGCCGACGAAAGACAGCAACACGCCCGCGATCGTGATCAGGTGAGCGCCTGTCTTGCCGATAAATCGACCCAGGAAGCCGGTACCAAACAAACCGGCTAGCGCCGAGCCCACCAAGGGGGCAAGCGCAATCGTTAAGTAAAGATTTATGGAGTTCATTAGTGTGCTATCCCATCAACCCTTGAGCTGGTCGAGATCCTGGACATTGATCGAATTAAGGTTACGGAACAACAGAACCAAAATTGCAAGACCAATGGCCGCCTCGGCCGCCGCGACCGTCAGGACGAAAAAGACAAACACCTGACCTGCCTCGTTGCCCATCCACGTTGAGAAGGCCACAAAGTTCATATTGGCCGACAAAAGAATCAGCTCAACAGACATGAGCAGGATAATCAGGTTGCGACGGTTCAGGAAAAAGCCAAACAGGCCGATCGTGAACAGCACAGCGCCCAGGACCAAATAGTGCGCAAGCGTCAGCGTCATCATCATTTGTCTCCTGGCACGACAGCGTCAGCCGAACTGGACGCCGACGGCTTTTCGGTTTGAGAAGGAATGGAAACCATGCGCAGACGGTCTTTAGCGCGAACCTTGACCTGTTCGCCGGAGACGGTGCGTTTGACACCTTCACGTTTACGCAGAGTCAGTGCAATGGCCGCGATCATGCCAACCAGCAACACAATGCCACCCAGCAACACCGCCAGTACGTACTGGGAGTACATCAACTCGCCAATGACGCGGGTATTGTTGTAGTCCGCAGCCACCGCGGCAGCAGGTGCCGTAGTAAACCACAGCTTGGTCAACACAAAGCCCATTTCCAGAACCATGATGGCACCGATCAACAGCCCCATCGGCACATGAGCCTTGAATTTCTTGGCCGCAGATTCCTGACGAACGTCCAGCATCATGATGACGAACAGGAACATCACCATCACCGCGCCCACATAGACCACCACCAGCAAGAGGCCCAGGAACTCGGCGCCCATTGTGATCCACATCATGGCGGCCGTGAAGAACACCAGAATCAAGTGCAATACGGCCGTAACCGGGTTTTTGGCAGCGATCACGCGATACGCGGCCACCACCATCACCAGCGCCAGCACATAAAACAGAACAGTAGTAAATAACATGAGTGTAGAGCTCCGGCCTTAGCGATAAGGTGCATCTGCGGCACGACGACGAGCAATCTCGTCTTCGTAGCGGTCACCAATAGCCAGCAGCATGTCCTTGGTGTAGTACAAATCGCCGCGTTTTTCACCGTGGTACTCGTGAATGTGCGTTTCCACGATCGAATCGACCGGGCAGCTTTCTTCACAGAAACCACAGAAAATACACTTGGCCAGATCGATGTCGTAACGCGTGGTGCGGCGGGTGCCGTCCTCACGTTCAGCCGATTCGATCGAGATGGCCATGGCGGGACATACGGCCTCGCACAGTTTGCACGCGATGCAACGCTCTTCGCCGTTTTCGTAGCGACGCAAGGCGTGCAGACCGCGAAAACGTGGCGAAGCGGGCGTGGTTTCAACGGGATAACGCAGCGTTACCTTGCGCTTGAAGAAATACTTCCCCGTCAGGCGCATGCCTTTGAGCATCTCGGACAGCATCAGGCTGCCAAAGAAATCTTTGATTGCTTCCATAATCTTGCCCCTTAGCCTTAATGCCAGATGTTCCAGGGCGTCTGCATCCAGATCGCCACAATAACCAGCCAAACACCGGTCAGCGGGATAAATACTTTCCAGCCCAAACGCATGATCTGGTCATAGCGGTAACGTGGGAACGTTGCACGGAACCAGATGAACATGGAGACCACGACAAAGGTCTTCAGACCCAGCCACAGCCACCCCGGAATCCAGGTAAAGGGAGCGAACTCGACAATGGGAGTCCAGCCACCCAAGAACATGATGGACGCCAGAGCCGACAGGAAAATCATGTTGGCGTATTCGCCCAGGAAGAACAGAGCGAAACCAGTACCGGAGTACTCCACCATGGGACCGGCCACAATTTCCGATTCGCCTTCCACCACGTCAAACGGGTGACGGTTGGTTTCAGCAACGGCGGAAATCACGTAGATCACAAACAGTGGCAGCAGTGGCAGCCAGTTCCAGGACAGGAAGTTCAAGCCCTTGTCCGCAAAGTAACCCTGAGTCTGACCAACCACGATGCCCGACAGATTCAGCGTACCGGAAACCAGCAGTACGGTAATCAGAACAAAGCCGATGGCCAGTTCGTAGGACAACACCTGAGCGGCTGCACGCAGACCACCCAGCAAGGCGTACTTGGAGTTGGAAGCCCAACCGGCCACGATCACACCGTACACACCCAGCGAAGTAATCGCCAGAATGTACAGCAGACCGGCGTTCACGTCAGACAGAACCACATCGGGGCTGAAAGGAATCACCGCCCAGGCGGCCAAAGCAGGCATCAGCGTCACAACCGGAGCCAACAGGTACAGAACCTTGTTGGACTTGGCTGGAACGATCAGCTCTTTGGTCAGCAGTTTGAAAACGTCAGCGAAAGGCTGCAGCAAGCCGCGGTAACCAACACGGGTTGGTCCCAGACGAACGTGCATGAAGCCGATCATCTTGCGTTCCCAGTAGGTCAGGTAAGCAACACACAGAATGACGGGCACCGCGATAGCGACAATCTTCAGCAGCGTCCACACCACATACCATGCACTCGGACCCAGCAGGTCCGAACCGTAGCTATTGATGGCAGAGAGAAATTCCATGTTATGCACGCTCCACTGTCAATTGACCGAATGCGCTACCCAAAGCGGCAGTTTCAGAAAAAGCGGTGGCAACACGCACCGAGTTCAATGCCACGGTGTCATCCAGCTGAGCTGGCAAGCTGACTTCGCCTTGCGAAGAACGAACCTTCACCAGATCGCCGTCGGCCAAGCCCAGTTGGGTCAGCGTGGCGGCGGCCATGCGAGCCGTAGGAGCGGCCGAAGCAGGTGTTTCCTGCAAAGGAGCCGAACGGCGCACCAGCGCATCGCTACGATAAATAGGTACATCAGCCACACGCTCCAGACCGCTAGCGGCAGGCAGAACGCTGGCAGCCAGATTGATCTGGTTGGACAGGCGTGATTCCACACCAGCAGCCATGACAGAGTCACGCACCGATTCAGAGGTTTCGTCGTCAAAACCATCCAGTTGGAACAAATTGCCCAGTACGCGCAGAACCTTCCAGGCCGGACGGGTATCGCCCACGGGAGCGGCAGCACCCTTGAAGCTTTGTACACGGCCTTCGGCGTTCACAAAGGTGCCGGAGGTTTCAGTGAACGGAGAGACGGGCAGCATCACATCGGCCCACTGCTCGGCAGCGGAACGATAGGAAGTCAGCGCGACCGAGAAGGTGGCGGACTGCAGTGTTTCCACAGCACGCTCGCCCAGATCGCTGTCCAGAGCAGGCTCGACGTTCAGAACCAGGTAGGCACGCAGGGTCTGAGCCAGCATTTGCTCGGCGGTCAGACCGCCCTTGCCCGGTACGGCGTTAGCCAAATAACCACCCACGGTGTTACCACCGGCAGTCAGGAAGCCCAGCTTGGCACCGCTAGCCTGTGCAATCGCATTGGCGTTGGCAGCAATTACGCTAGCCTGATCCGAGTTGACAGCCATATTGCCCAGCAAGATAGCCACGCGTTCGCCGGAAACCAGGCTGTCAGCAATCTGCTGAGCTTCAGCAGAAACTTGCACGCCTTCCAGACCCGCAGGAACTGCGCTGTCTTTGACTTTGGCAACGGCAACCAGCACTTGAGCCAGAGAGTTGGCCAACTGGCTGGGAGCAACCGTCATGCGGCCAGCAATCGCATTGAACAATGGATTATCGGCAGCCGAATCAATAAAGGAAACTTGAGCGCCACGTTTGACAGCCTGACGCAGACGCTGGGCCATCAAGGGGTGATCTTTACGCAGGAAGGAGCCCACGACCAGAACGCGATCGAGCTCGTTCAAGGCGGTCAGAGGCATACCCAACCAAGGTACACCGGCCAGGGCGCCATCCAGACGGGCATCGGTCTGACGCAAACGGAAGTCCACGTTTTCGGTACCCAGGGCACGACCTAGACGAGCCAGCAAAGCCAGTTCTTCGGTTGTGGAGGTAGCCGAACCAATACAGCCCAGTTGATCTGCACCAAACTTCTCGCGTACGGCATTCATGCCAGCAACGATGGTTTGCATGGCGTCGTTCCAGGAGGCTTCACGCCACTGGCCGTCATCACCACGCACCATGGGGCGAGTCAGACGGTCTTCGGTGTACAGACCTTCGTAGGAGAAACGGTCACGGTCGCTGATCCAGCACTCGTTGACTTCGTCGTTCTCGAAAGGAACAACACGCAGTACCTTGTCCATCTTGGCTTGCAGCACCAGGTTGGCACCCACGCTGTCGTGCGGGCTAACGCTGCGACGACGGGCCAGTTCCCAGGTACGGGCATTGAAGCGGAAAGGTTTGGAGAGCAAGGCACCGACGGGGCAAACGTCAATCATGTTGCCCGACAATTCGGACTCGACTGCGCGACCCACAAAGGTAGTGATTTCGGCGTGTTCGCCGCGGTTGAGCATACCAACCTCTTGCACACCGGCAATTTCTTCGCCAGTACGCACACAGCGGGTGCAGTGAATGCAACGCTGCATGGCTTCGGTGGAAATCAGCGGCCCCATGGACTTGGCAGCCACGACGCGCTTTTCTTCCTTGTAGCGCGACTCGGAGCCACCGTAACCCACGGCCAGATCCTGCAACTGACACTCACCGCCCTGGTCACACACGGGGCAATCCAGAGGGTGGTTGATCAGCAGAAATTCCATGACGCTCTTTTGAGCAGCCACAGCTTTTTCCGAACGAGTACGCACAACCATGCCGTTGGTGACGGGAGTGGCGCAAGCAGGCAAAGGCTTGGGCGCTTTTTCCACGTCCACCAAACACATGCGGCAGTTGGCGGCAATACTCAGTTTTTTGTGATAACAGAAGTGCGGCACGTAGACCCCGGCGTCATGGGCAGCCTGAATGACCATGCTGCCTTCCGGGGCGTCAACTTTAATGCCATCGATGGTGAGTTCTACCATTACGTTGTCCTGGCCTACAAATATTGAGGCACCACACAGCCTTTATGCTCGATGTGGTGTGCGAACTCGTCGCGGAAATGCTTAACGAAACTGCGCACCGGCATGGCCGCAGCATCACCCAGGGCGCAAATGGTGCGACCCATGATGTTATGTGCGATGTCGTCGAGCATATCCAGGTCTTCCGGACGACCTTGACCGTTCTCGATACGATGCACCATACGCCACAACCAGCCTGTGCCTTCCCGGCACGGCGTACACTGGCCGCAGCTTTCGTGATAGTAAAAATAGGACAGGCGCAGCAGGGACTTGACCATGCAGCGCGTCTCGTCCATCACAATGACAGCGCCCGAACCCAGCATGGAACCTGCCTTGGCAATGGAGTCATAGTCCAGGTTGGTGGCCATCATGATGTCAGCGGGCAACACGGGCGAGCTGGAACCACCTGGGATCACCGCTTTCAGTTTGCGACCATCGCGCATACCGCCGGCCAGTTCCAGCAAGGTAGCAAACGGTGTCCCCAGAGGCACTTCGTAGTTACCGGGACGCTCTACGTCACCCGTAATGGAGAAGATCTTGGTGCCACCGGCGTTGGGGATACCTACTTCCAGGTATTCCTGACCGCTGTTGCGCAAAATCCAGGGCACAGCAGCGAAGGTTTCGGTGTTGTTGATGGTCGTCGGCTTGCCGTACAGACCAAAACTGGCCGGGAATGGCGGTTTGAAACGGGGCTGGCCCTTCTTGCCTTCCAGCGACTCCAGCAATGCAGTTTCTTCACCGCAAATATAGGCGCCGTAGCCGTGGAACGCATGCAGTTGGAAGCTGAAATCCGAACCCAGGATCTTATCGCCCAGGAAGCCAGCCGCACGGGCCTGCTCTAGCGCCTCTTCAAAACGCTGATAGATTTCAAACACTTCACCGTGGATGTAGTTGTAGCCGACGGTAATACCCATGGCATAGGCAGCAATAGCCATGCCTTCAATCACGATGTGGGGGTTAAAACGCAGAATATCGCGGTCTTTAAAGGTACCGGGCTCGCCCTCGTCGGAGTTACATACCAGGTACTTTTGACCGGGCAAACTACGGGGCATGAAGCTCCACTTCAGACCCGATGGAAAACCTGCACCACCACGACCGCGCAAGGCTGAAGTCTTGACTTCCGCAATCACGTCTTCGGGTTTCATGCCGGTGGTCAAGACCTTGCGCAGGGCCTCATAGCCACCACGCTTGACGTACTCTTCCAGGCCCCAGTTATCGCCGTTCAAACCAGCCAGAATCTGTGGCTGAATATGACGATCATGAAAAATCATGCTGCGCGATACGTCGCCACCAGGGTTGGGTTCCAAACCCTGTGCGAACTTGCGCAGAATGTCCGGTGCAATCATGCCGATTCTCCGTGTGTCTTCAATTCTTCGAGCATGGCATCAATGCGCTCGGCTTCCATGCGCACGCACATGTGCTGATTGTTCAGCAACATGACGGGCGAATCACCACATGAGCCCATGCACTCTCCCATGATCAGGGAGAACTGGCCGTCCGCCGTGGTTTCACCGTATTCGATACCCAGTTTCTCTTTCAGGTACTCGCCAGCCTTGACGCCATCACGCAGCGCACAGGGCAAGTTGGTGCAAACGGAAATGGTGACGCGGCCAACGGGCTTGGTGTGGAACATGTTGTAGAAGGTTGCCACCTCCTGCACAGCGATAGGCTCCACGCCAATATATTGGGCCACATCCTCGATAATCTCTGGCGATACCCAGCCTTTTTCCTGCTGGGCAATGGCCAGGGAGGCCATGATGGCAGAGCGACGTTGATCTGCCGGGAACTTGCTCAGTTCCTTATCTATCTGTTGGTAGGCTTTTTCGGAAAGCAACATAATTCGGTTCCGTTTTTCCAGGCGCGACCTTAACGGTCGATCTCGCCAAACACAATGTCCTGCGTGCCGATGATCGTGACCGCGTCGGCAATCATGTGACCGCGGCTCATTTCATCGAGGGCCTGCAAGTGGACGAAGCCCGGAGCACGGATCTTCATGCGGTAAGGCTTGTTGCCGCCGTCAGATACCAGATAAATGCCAAACTCGCCCTTGGGATGCTCCACACCGGCATACACTTCGCCAGTAGGCACGTGCATACCTTCGGAGAACAGTTTGAAATGGTGGATCAAGTCCTCCATCCCGGTTTTCATGCGTTCGCGCGATGGCGGCGCCACTTTGTGGTTATCCGTGATGACAGGACCGGGGTTGTTGCGCAGCCACTGTACACACTGACGGATGATGCGGTTGCTCTCGCGCATTTCCGCGATACGAACCAGATAACGGTCGTAAGAGTCACCGTTGCGACCCACAGGAATATCAAATTCGACGCGATCATAGACTTCGTAGGGCTGCATCTTGCGCAGATCCCACTCAACGCCCGAACCACGCAGCATGGGGCCGGTAAAGCCCAGCGCCTTGGCGCGATCAGGATCCACCACGCCCACGCCCACCAGACGCTGCTTCCAGATACGGTTATCGGTCAGCAGGGTTTCGTATTCGTCGACACAAGTGGGGAAACGGTTGGTGAAGTCTTCGATGAAATCCAGCAAAGAACCCGAACGAGCTTCGTTCATGGCTTTCAGTTCTTTGTCGGAGCGGTATTTGTTGGCCTTGTACTGAGGCATGGTGCCGGGCAGATCGCGGTAAACGCCACCTGGACGGTAGTAGGCCGCGTGCAAACGGGCGCCGGAGACCGCTTCGTAGCAGTCCATCAGGTCTTCACGTTCACGGAAGGCGTACAGGAACACAGCCATGGCCCCCACGTCCAGCGCATGCGAGCCGACCGACATCAGGTGGTTCAGAATGCGGGTGATCTCGTCAAACATGACGCGGATGTACTGGGCACGCAACGGAACCTCGACACCGACCAGACGCTCCACAGCCATACAGTAAGCATGCTCATTGACCATCATGGACACATAGTCCAGACGATCCATGTATGGCAGGGTTTGCAGGAAAGTGCGGTTTTCAGCCAGTTTTTCGGTGGCGCGGTGCAACAGCCCAATATGGGGGTCAGCACGCTGAATGACTTCGCCGTCCAGCTCAAGCACCAAACGCAATACACCGTGTGCGGCGGGGTGCTGAGGACCAAAGTTCAGGGTATAGTTTTGAATTTCTGCCATGATGCTTATCGCCCAATTCCGTAATCGTCCTCGCGCACCACACGTGGCGTGATCTCACGCGGCTCGATGGTGACGGGCTGGTAAATGACCCGCTTCTGCTCGGTGTCATAGCGCATTTCGACGTAGCCGGAGATGGGGAAGTCTTTGCGGAACGGATGGCCGATGAAACCGTAGTCGGTCAGGATGCGACGCAGATCAGGGTGGTTCTCGAAAACAATGCCATATAGGTCAAACGCCTCGCGCTCGAACCAGTTCACCGACGGCCAGACCTCGAACAAGGTTGGCAGCGTTGGGAAATCGTCATTGGGCACAAAGCAGCGCACACGCAGGCGCCAGTTGTGCGTCAAGGACATCAGGTGCAACACAACAGCAAAGCGATGAGGAAACTGAGCCGATGCAGCCTGATAGGTAGGCGCTTTCCAGGCGGAATAATCAATCCCGCACAAGTCGATACAGGTCTCAAAGCGCAAGTCAGCGTGGTCACGCAGCAGTGTGCAGGTATCGAGCCATGCATCAGCCGGCACTTCCAAAGTGAGTTCATTGCGCGCTTGCGTCAACGCAGCCTGCTCGCCCAGGATGGAGAGCAAGTTGGTTTTTAAAGTTTCTAGCCGTGTCATAGTCTTGTTTAGCCTGTTCTAACCGTTCAGCGTGCGATGGTATTGGTCAAACGGATCTTGTTCTGCATTTGGAGCAAACCGTAAACCAAAGCTTCAGCGGTAGGAGGACAGCCCGGCACGTACACGTCTACCGGCACGATGCGGTCACAGCCGCGCACCACCGAGTAAGAGTAGTGGTAGTAGCCGCCACCATTGGCACAGGAGCCCATGGAAACAACCCAACGTGGCTCAGCCATCTGGTCGTACACCTTGCGCAAGGCAGGCGCCATCTTGTTGCACAGAGTGCCCGCCACAATCATCAAGTCAGATTGACGAGGGCTGGGACGGAAAATAATGCCAAATTGGTCCAGGTCATAACGAGCCGCACCAGCGTGCATCATTTCCACTGCACAACAGGCCAGACCAAATGTCATGGGCCACATGGACCCTGTTTTTGCCCAGTTCAGAAACTTGTCTGCACTGGTCGTCACAAAACCTTCTTTGAGAATGCCGTCGATAGCCATAGTAGTTGCCTTTTGCCGGATCAGAGCCTGGGAAGCCCCGGCCTATCCTGTTGCTGACCAAACCCGCTGTCATCAAGACGCATCCCCATGCCCCTTATGCCCAGCAGCAGACGCGAAAACCCCGACAGGGTTCTCTATGGATGGGTTATTCCCAGTCCAGAGCGCCTTTTTTCCATTCGTAGATAAAACCGACCGTCAAAACGGCCAGGAACGCCATAACGGTCCAGAAACCGACCAGGCCTACTGTTCCATTGGCCATGGCCCAGGGAAACAGAAAAGCGATTTCCAGATCGAACATGATGAACAGAATCGCGATCAGGTAGTAACGAATGTCCACCTTCATGCGCGAGTCGCCGAATGCTTCAAAACCGCATTCGTAAGGAGAGAGCTTTTCAGCATCGGGCCGGTTAGGACCGAGCACTCGACCGACCAAAAGTAAGGCCAGGCCAATCCCAGTGGCAACGATGATAAATAGCAAAACGGGAAAGTACTCTTGCAGGTTCATGCAAAGCATCCAATCGCAGTAAATAAACTCTTGGATTGTAGCATTTTGAGAGCACAGTTTTGGGGGATAACCCCAAAGCATTACATCTATGCGCGGGTGTTGCACCCACGCCGCAAAAACTGTCAGCTACCTGACTGGAAACCCTTCAACTATTGATTATTTATTCTATTAAGGGTTGCGATTGTAGACTTCAATCAACTATCTTACTCGTTTTTGTAAGGTAAATGTCAGCCACCAAACAGAAGAAAATGATTTTTCCTGCTTATTTTGTAAGCAAGCCAAACAAGACCAAGTAGTCGCAATGGTCGTTAGACAGATTTAGCACGCACTCCAGCCCCTACATCACAACAACAGAGTACCACCCCAGGAAACTCACAGACCTTACGCCAATAGCCAACACATACCAACGAACCCATAAACACGAGCAGCAAAACCAAACACAGCCCCTACAACCCGAACAGGCCCAAACAAACACCCCAAAAAAGCAGTAGACAATAAAAAAGCCATCCCGAAGGATGGCTTTTTATACTTCTGCAGTTCAGGCGAATCCGAAAATTTGCCTTTCGCAACGCGTAGACAAGCTACGCGAAACAATTAGAACTGGTGACGCAGACCAACGCCGATCAGAGTCGACTTAGCATCAGGCATGAAGTACACGTTCTTGGCGTAGGAACCAATTGCATACACGTTCGTGCGCTTGCTCAGTGGGTGGCTGTAACCCAGGCTGAACGTATGCTGTTTCTTCATTTCCCACGAAGCACCGGAGTTAGCCAGTTGATCTGGAGCCGAACGAGGATCAGCCATCGTCCAAGAACCCATCACAGTACCAGCACCCACAGGAGCGGACAAACCGACCAAGTAGGAGTTAACTTTCAGGCCGTCCAGGCTGCTCAAGCCATTAGAGACCATTGCATCACCCAAACCAAAGCCGCTGTAGGACTGAGCAGCGAACAAACCGTCACGGGTTTGGCCGAAAGCCAAGTAAGCCTTCACAACTTCAAAGTCGTAGCTACCACCGATGTTCCAGGACTTAACAGTGTCACCACCGCTCACTGGACCATTCACAACAGCACGGCTTTCAGCAGTTTTGTACTGATCGTATGTCAGAGCAACACCGATAGGGCCGTTAACGTAACGCAGACCGGTGGTCACGGCGCGCTGGTTGCGCTCCAGACCATCATTAATGTTATTAACTTCGTTAACCTTGTACTCTTGGGAACCACCAGTATTGAAGGAGTAACCAACGCCGAACTGGAAGCCGGAGAAGTTAGGGGTTTGGTACATGACCATGTTGTCGTAACGAACGGTGTTAGCGGATGTGAAAGCACCACCGATGTTAGCTTGATCGAAACCACCGCCGAAAGGATCGGCTACGCCTGGCAAGTATTTGGAGGCGATGTTAGTTTGACGACCGAAGTCCAATTGACCCCAGCTGTCGCCAGCCAGACCCAGAGTGGCGTGACGACCGAACAGACGACCACCTTGAGCGGAATTACCGGTGGACAGATCAAAGCCGCTTTCCAGTTGGAATACAGCGCGCAGGCCATCGCCCAGATCTTCGGAACCCTTCAAGCCCCAGCGGTTACCCGACTGGATGCCGTTGATCATACCGGTTTTCTTCTGTTCGTAAGAAGTACCGTTACCGTTCGAGGTGTAGGTTTCAGTGCCTTTGAATTTTTGGTAACCGATACCACCGTCCAGAATACCGTACAGGGTGACAGACGTTTCTGCGTGTGCGACGCCAGCGAAGCCGGCCATCAGAGCAGCAGCGAGCAGAGTCTTTTTCATGTAAGAAATCTCCGTAGATTTGAGTAAATCAGAGCAGCCCAACTACAACAGTGCTGCTGCTCTTTCTAACTCCGCGATGGGAAGTTAACGCTATTGCATCAAAATTCCCGTCGCTTGACTACGAAACCCTTCGGAAACGTGAATCTTTGTACACAGCCTGTTGGCTATACACAACAAAAACCCACTTATAGCGGCTTTCCAAGCCGCCTCTGCCAAGGATGATAATTAGCAAGCTAAAGCCAAAACTATCTTAAGAACTTGCTTTAACTCTCGCTGGCAATCGGTCACCAACACTGGTTTTGTGGAAATACAACAAAAAACCAAACCCTGCCGTCTAACTGGAAGCAAGCACCCCAAAGCCCATCCCAAACTCGGGACACCCAAAGCGGTGACAATGACAGTTTCTCATATTACGAGAAAAAAAGAATTAACAAAACTCAGAACGCGCTGACTCAGCCGAAGCCTTTTTTCAAACCAGAACAAACACCCCAGTACCGCCCAAAAATCCCGCAATCTGAGCAAACCCTCAAGCACCAAAAAAATGGCAAAAAAAAACCCGTCCTTCTCAGGATCAGGTTTTATTTTCAAGCCCTGCAATGACAGAGCAACACAGCATTTTTTTGGTGCCGACGACGAGACTCGAACTCGTACAGCTTTCGCCACTACCCCCTCAAGATAGCGTGTCTACCAATTCCACCACGTCGGCAAGCAATCAAGACAGCGATATTAGCATGACAAAAGCAGGACTGTCAGTACAAAACAGCCCAAAACAGCTAAAAAAGCCCGTTCTCAGGCATATCCCAAACAAACACCGCAAAACATCAAAGCCCGCCGTAACGGCGGGCTTTGATATCACACCTTCCA is a genomic window containing:
- a CDS encoding NADH-quinone oxidoreductase subunit A, whose amino-acid sequence is MNLQEYFPVLLFIIVATGIGLALLLVGRVLGPNRPDAEKLSPYECGFEAFGDSRMKVDIRYYLIAILFIMFDLEIAFLFPWAMANGTVGLVGFWTVMAFLAVLTVGFIYEWKKGALDWE
- a CDS encoding NADH-quinone oxidoreductase subunit C, which encodes MTRLETLKTNLLSILGEQAALTQARNELTLEVPADAWLDTCTLLRDHADLRFETCIDLCGIDYSAWKAPTYQAASAQFPHRFAVVLHLMSLTHNWRLRVRCFVPNDDFPTLPTLFEVWPSVNWFEREAFDLYGIVFENHPDLRRILTDYGFIGHPFRKDFPISGYVEMRYDTEQKRVIYQPVTIEPREITPRVVREDDYGIGR
- a CDS encoding porin, with protein sequence MKKTLLAAALMAGFAGVAHAETSVTLYGILDGGIGYQKFKGTETYTSNGNGTSYEQKKTGMINGIQSGNRWGLKGSEDLGDGLRAVFQLESGFDLSTGNSAQGGRLFGRHATLGLAGDSWGQLDFGRQTNIASKYLPGVADPFGGGFDQANIGGAFTSANTVRYDNMVMYQTPNFSGFQFGVGYSFNTGGSQEYKVNEVNNINDGLERNQRAVTTGLRYVNGPIGVALTYDQYKTAESRAVVNGPVSGGDTVKSWNIGGSYDFEVVKAYLAFGQTRDGLFAAQSYSGFGLGDAMVSNGLSSLDGLKVNSYLVGLSAPVGAGTVMGSWTMADPRSAPDQLANSGASWEMKKQHTFSLGYSHPLSKRTNVYAIGSYAKNVYFMPDAKSTLIGVGLRHQF
- a CDS encoding NADH-quinone oxidoreductase subunit B family protein, whose protein sequence is MAIDGILKEGFVTTSADKFLNWAKTGSMWPMTFGLACCAVEMMHAGAARYDLDQFGIIFRPSPRQSDLMIVAGTLCNKMAPALRKVYDQMAEPRWVVSMGSCANGGGYYHYSYSVVRGCDRIVPVDVYVPGCPPTAEALVYGLLQMQNKIRLTNTIAR